The sequence below is a genomic window from Bacteroidia bacterium.
ACAGGATTTTATCATTTAGTTGAATTTCAAGCACCCGGAACTGCTATTGCCGAATTAGAATTGGCATATAAACGTGACGAGCGTTTGTTGCGCTTTTTAACCGTCGCGCTGGACAAACACGCTATCGCTTACAGCGAAAAGAGACGCAATAAATTGAAAGAGAAAAAAGAAGTTACAGCTTAAAACCTAAGAAAATGGCAGAAAATAATTCAGAAATCAGATATTTAACTCCGCCCACGGTGGATGTGAAAAGAAAA
It includes:
- the rpsF gene encoding 30S ribosomal protein S6, producing the protein MNHYETVFIMTPVLSEEQAKETVSKYKKLLADLGAKTVHEENWGLRKLAYPIQKKTTGFYHLVEFQAPGTAIAELELAYKRDERLLRFLTVALDKHAIAYSEKRRNKLKEKKEVTA